The region ATTGTTTTGGGGGATAAGAACATCTTTGCCTTTTTCTATAACTCTCCACTGGCCACTCCCAGCAACTCTAATGTCAATGTTCTCAAAATCACGACCCATGGTGTTGAAGAAGAAACACTTACGTTCATTGAAAATCTTTCCATCTGCAAACACAAATTAAATCCAAAACACCACCTTAGAtcaattttcacttgaaattaAACAACATATAAAACATTCATATTTTATGGGACTTGAAAATTTTGTGATAGGACACAATGCCCATTCTCTGGGTTAGGGTTAGAGCAAGGGCCGTAAAAGATTAAAAGCTCATGGAATAGTAAGAAAATGGTTCCATTTCCAATTTTTAGAACTCACTTGAATTTCAATCAACAAAAAGGACTATTTAGAAAAGAGTGTTAAAGTGAGGGTTGATAACACTTCTCGACTCATAGAATAGTAAAAAGGAGATatttcatatttaaaaaaaattgtgtcaCCAACCTCCTCCTGGAAGGTCCCAAGGCTCAATTTGAAACACATCAAAATCTGGGATGATGTGAAAAGGAAGAGGCTGAGCAAATACCCTTCTCTTCAGGTAGAAATCCACAAGAACCTCATCAGTGGGATCAAACTTGTACCCAGGTAGCAACCTAACACtcccatcatcatcaacataaGTCATGAGATCCTCCATCTCAAAGGATCGATGTCACAACAAGTGAAGAAGAGACTTGTTTAAACTCTTATAGTGAGTGTTGAAAATTCATGTGGATTGGACGTCAATTTATAACTTGAAATGCAGTGTCATCCATTTTGGGGAGGgaggagggagagagagagagagagagagcaaaaagtgAACGTACCATTATTTCTAAacatatttattttcaattattatttttgtttagccttaaattaattatttataaaatttcaaataaattactttccaaatatatatatatcaattatgttaattctaattttataaattaattttttttatcttaggCCCACCTTATTCACCAAAAATTTTTATTCCAAAATAATATAATTACTTACATTTAAATGAATTAAtggatttaatttcatttaaaaataaattgagtcatctaccaaaaaaaaaggaattgagTGTATTATAAATGTAAATAGCCAAATAAGTATAACTTTTTAATTGTAtctattcttttttttattccGAAAACAATGACTGTATCCATTCTTACCTCTAAAAGgattttaattttcattaaatatatatttatcaatttacaagttatttattttctaattaaatttattaatgatGATATTAGTTTATAAATTTCCAAATTTACTTATTtccaaatatattaatttacttTGGAAAAAAATTGAGTTTGTAGAAATTTAAATCAATTTGAATTtgattcttttttttgaaagtcaaaatattattatatttaatattatatatatatatatatataaataagctATAATTCTGAGTAGAAAAAATTAACTAAGAATCAGCATTTTCTTATATGTTATAtgatttataaaattataaataattaatagaattgttagtttttttcaAGTCTATTTTActgataaatataatattaaaataaatattatggtGTCTACGTGAGAGATttaagatgagagagagagagagagagagcaaaaagtgAATGTAACATTATTTCTAaacatatttattttaaattataatttttgtttagccaaaattaattatttctaaatatgaaaattaattaatttccaaatatatatatatatatcaattaattttttataattttccaaattaaatattttttttgcttAGGCCCACCCTATTCACcaaaaaacattatttttatcctaaaataatataattatttaaaatttaaatgaattaacagatttaacttcatttgaaaataaattgaGTCTATTATAAATGTAAATAACTTTAAATACCCAAATAAGtataatttccttttttttcttccgAAAACAATAATTGTATCCATTCTAAACTCtaaaatgaatttaattttcattatatatatttatcaatttaaaaattaatttatttgtaaattaaatttattaatgatATTAGTTTATAATTTTCCAAATTTACTTATTGccaaatatatttaatttacactGGAAGCAATTTGAGTTTCTttagaaatataaataaatttgaatttcaaaataatattatatataagattatttctatatatatatataaagtaatttataataatgagttaaattaattaattaattaagaatcaaccttaattttatatataatataatttatgatattataaataattaatagaaTTTTTAAAGTGTATTTTActgataaatataatattaaaattactaaTATATACTAGAGATTTTGCACGTGATATGCACATGtgtgtttatttattattcataaactttcataataaatttaaacatatgtagatatttttattttttaatatataaaaaacatgaaagaaatagattttattaattatgaagtaattttttttcggaAACTAAATATACTATTGAAAGGAAGAATTACATGAGAACAAGCTGaattcctcttgtaacaaaaaaaaatgagaacaaGCCCTCTCATGAAATGGGTTAATTCCAAACCAAGAACAACTAAATAGACATGATGTCTCATCCTTTATAGTACCTAATACTTAGGGATGAACCTCAGTAAAACCTTAGAAGAAATCCATTAGGAAAaaccctagtgaaggaaaaaataGTACTCAATCCCAAGTAAGCaactctaaaaaaaaaaaaaaaacaggccAACTTAACAATTATACATTTATACCTGCTGCTACAAATTACAGAGCACACAAACTACCAACTGTTAAAAACAACAAAAGCACAGCACTCCAAATGCAATGTCTGCATTGAACAATTGCCTTCTCTTAAAATCCTTGAAGGTGCCTTCCACATCTTggtatatttattaaaaaagcaCTCTCCTGCAACCTGCAATAAAAACATAATTCCCAAAAACATAGGAATACAACCCAAATGAAAGTTTATATCGAAATGTTTTATTCAATAATTaatgtttgataaattttttaggtcatttaatgcattttcatatataataaacattaataatattattagttatttcgtaaagaaattattaaaaaatgtaatttaatagATACAAGTATACAACTATGCTAAATAaaactgttcaaaaaaaaaattggtgtaGCGATGGAACTTTTGAGAGGGAAATATTCCGTCAAAAATTAGCAAAATACTATCATCAAGCCGTTTCTTGTAGCGACAAATTGATTTCCCTCTCTAAACTATTAGAACTAGCGACAGAAAATGAGAGGAAACTAATCCGTCGCTAATGAAGACGGATTTACGCACCATTTGTTGGTCTTATGTGAATCTGTGACGGAAAAATGCCCTTTCTAAACTGCGGTCGCTAACTCCACCTCTTTCTACGAGTAGTTTACTTTTACCTTTGTTTGAATCTTATGATTCAAATCCAATACTATCACTCAGTAATCAAGGAGTACGATGGAAACTTGTTATCCAAACCCCATTGTTCCAACCAAAACCCGCATCGGTTGGATTGGCATCGGCGTAATGGGCGGAGCCATGGCCTCTTGCCTCCTCAACGCTGGCTACTTCGTCACCATCTACGCTCGCAACCCATCAAAACGTCTTCCCTTACAATCCCAAGGTGCCCATGTTGCCAATTCCCCAGCACAAGTTGCACACTCCAGCGATGTCGTTTTCACCATGTTGGGTCACCCACCAGATGTTCGATCCGTGGTCTTAGAGAACACCGACAGTGTTCTTTCTGGGTTAGCTCCTGATCGTGTCCCAGCAGCCACCGTGTTCTTGCCAGGGAGATATTCACAGCAGCGCGTGCCAGAGGTTGTTGGTCTGTGGATGCTCCTGTTTCTGGTGGTGATCACGGTGCTAGAGATGGAAAGTTGGCAATATTTGGAGCTGGGGAGTGTGCAGTGGTGAAATGGTTACAGCCCTTGTTTGAGATTCTGGGGAAGGTTACCTACATGGGTCAAGCTGGTTGTGGGCAGAGCTGCAAAATTGCGAATCAGATCACCGTCGCTTCGAATTTGGTTGGTTTGAGTGAAGGTTTGGTGTTTGCAGACAAGGCTGTAGAGATGGCAGgaaaacccaaacccgcggggcccaacccgaacccgacccgaaATTATGGGCGAAACCCGAtttctttgggtttgggtttcacccaaattttaaaacatgtttggatttgggtgtgggattgattaaacccgcacccaaacccaaacccaaacccgaagtcttatgcatgtaattaccaacccttatatatatattattaaagctACTAAGTGGAGTTTTTTTAAAGTTACTAAGTAggcttatgttcatgaactatattttttcctttgtattggaaTGATAATGAGGTTTAATCAACTTATTTTCATGTTGTTCTCTTATGTACATGTTGTTTCCGGAttgatatttttgaatttttgtcggttcggtgctcacattgagttttgggtttgggttcgggtaacccgaaacccaggggtttgggtttgggtttaactTTTACACCCATAttgaatttgggtttgggtttggatttgggtgttaagtttgggtttgggtgtgggaatggccaaacccgcacccacggGGCCTATTGCCAACCCTAAAGGCTGGGCTTGATTTGAAGCAGTTTATGGGAGCAATCAGAGGTGGGGCTGCAAGGTCTAAAGCTCTGGATTTGTTTGGGGAGAGGATGATTGAGAAGAAATTGATGATTCACATGCCATTAGAATATGCCCTGCCAAAATgtgcagttttttttttgctacattgATGAAATGATGTTCACATCTGATCTTCTTATCATAAGTGTGGTTGCTATCCCTCCAAAAAAATGCTTGATGTTAGCAcatttggttttttcttccaCAAATCGGACTTGATTTTGTGGCCTGATTTTGTCTATTGAGTTTGTGTAAGTATCCTAAATGATAAGAAAATCGATTGTTGTATagagttttttttcctttcttatcAAATatgaaaaaactaaaattacttttatataCAAGGGCAACCCTTTTTATAAATTGGGATGAAAATCGGTTTACATCTCACTCTAGTGGCACCTTGAGCTGTTGATTCAGCTAGGAAAGGAGAAAATTTCTCACTGTTTCTAGGAATGcgacaatgaaaaaaagaaaagaaaagatggcAGTTAGTGGAGATTAGATTAAAACTTAAAAAGTTTCTTTGTTGACCAATTacattaatataaatataattagcTGGCTAGCCTCGATCCCACACCAACAATTATTATGATACCTAATCTTACGTGCTGATCtgattaattagttttttaCCCTTGCTCATCACATGGATGTACTCATATTATTATGTCTATATTAGATTAAATTGatcttaaaaataaattttttatcttACTTAGCTTTATTAATATTCATATTttgtttattataattttaaatttgtctactttcaaaaaaaaattaaaagttgtCCAATACAACTTAATATTTATAAACCAATCTGGTCATCAGatcacgttttttttttctcttttactgCTTACTCTAAAatattttgtacaaaaacaaaacaatgaTTTGGAGAAAAATGTACAAATATAAGAGatggagaaaaataaaaatgattgtaAGAGAAAATTAGAAAAGGTACAAGAATTTATTTAGAATTAAATATATTCACACATGAaagttataattaaattatttataccAACAGACATTGTCCTTTATATTGCTCGGTTGCTCCCACATGCCAAATTAAAAGCATTGTAAATTTGCCACCTAGTGCTGTAGGGACTATGGAAACCAATTTTCCAATGTACTATAGCCTTTTAGTGACCAAATAAGTGGGAATCGACATATAAAATTATAGTATTAAAATGCACGAAGGTCAATGTACAACTAAATCCTCAATACACCAATAAGACACTATAATGTTTGCTTCTAATTAGTTGCCGCATATTGattattttgttttgaaaattcaaagggtgattataaaaagaaaatgaaagagaCATCATGTTTTGTATACTCTGAAAAAAAATGATTGCTTGTACTGTATGGTCTTGATTAATATCTTTCTCGGCAAAATTTTAATGCAGTTGCATATACACTTGAATTCAAAATCACTAGTTAATTAAGTTGGACTATGAGTGGGAGAGCCACTTGCAATTTAATTAGAAACATACAACGTTTTTCATTTAGTGACCCTTTCTTTAAAACCGAAAGATTATTAGCCAAAGATAGTGACTAGAAACAGAGAACAATGAGAAAGCATACCATAGAGAAAATGCACCATGCACCATGCACGAACATGAAGCTAGTGGTAGTGGTAGCTAGCAGACAAGTGAGACGtaccaaattaaaaaaacagaaacaggATTCAGGAAAGGAGCTAGCACTTAAAATTTTACCAgtttagaaattttaattttgttatatgGATTATATATTCTTAATTGCATCAAATATCAATACACTGTCAAGATAATTAAGCAAATTGACTTGATATATATCATTGTCTCTAGCTTTAATCcaaatgaataaaaataatatagcgTGTATAATCTTCTAAGAACAATGTTATAATTAGTTAAAAtaataatcaaattaaattatGGTCGACCAAATTATAATTTAACTAATTAGTAGACTTTGTATTATATGAGCATTTTAAACAATttagaaattaaaaatacataaattacaAGGAAAAACttcaaaatcataaaatatgcatacacaaatattttaaattttgaattaaacTTGGAAGAATTAACAAAACTGAAAATGGCACGTGTATGAGTAGACtgatataatttttaattaatttttgtattATAGTGTAATTATAATGATAAAAAGTTTGATTTTTCAAGGTTAAAGAAAATATGAGTTCACTCATGTaacccaaaaaaatatatatgatcTCACTCAAAGCTTAGATTAAGATAAAAATTCACCCGTACGAAAAGTCTATATCATGTACtgaaattaaaagaaagaatttgaagacaagtGTCACTCATCCATGCATAAGCAATATTGACTACGACTATATAGTATGCAGGAGAACAAAAATATCATGCACTAGCACTACTATATAGTATGCAGGTGAACAAAAATACTAAATAGTTTGGAGACAACGATTTTAATTGCAAATTGGCAATGGCAACTTGCCGTTGATTTAAGCACTAGTCAAATTTCTTTTATGGATCATATAGCTCATGCTAATGTAGTACATTATATCATTCCTATATCATTCCTATTTAGTCAACCGCAGTTATAATACAGTGTTCTCATATCTTCTAATCTCAACAGTAATGCAAGGTTGGCCGTTCAAGACATTTTCATATCTCATAATAAGAATTGCTCACCCTTGACATGTCCTCATCAGATAGATTAATGATGCAGTGTTGATGTTAACATTCTTTTATTTTCCCTTAATTAGTTGAAGTCATGCAAGTCAGTTTGAAACAAAATGTGAATACAACTCTTCGATGAAAGTTCATTCACGATGCACTTAACTGATATCCAAAAACACAGTTAGTCTAACCATGCTTACCATAGTTACACGTTACAATATAACAAGGGTAACTTTTAATAATAACTCTTATAGTAATTTGAATTTCTTCTTTAGAACTTGGAACACCGGAAGGCAAACAAAAATGCTTCAAAAGCTGGCCTGTAATATTCTAGGCAGTATACCCTAGTCATGGCTGAATGTGGTTGTGCTAGGTCATATCATTATCCCTAAGTTTTTTAGCATATTGAAGGCTAGTGATTCTATACCAATACCTTTTTGTGGTAACGGTAAATGCTTATTCATGCACAATAATTTTACCTTAACCGACCATTATCCCCTAATCTTTCTGAATTGTTAACTTCTTTCCttaatttatgaatgttgtaTTAGATAGAAACATCAAGATATAAAGACATGAATATTTAATGTAACTTTTCATGGTGAGTCTCACGGTTAAAGATTCTCAATGAATTTACAACTTTCTGTTCGGGTATTTAACCACCGGTTAATAGACTAAACTTCTATTTCGCGATCCTTATCATTGAGATTTGGCATGTCTCCTTCCCACAACTCAAGTAGCTCCTTTTTTATCCAAGAGATCACAATTACAGGTCCCAAAGTAGAAGGCACCTACACAAACCAAGCACATGAAACATTATTACAGGTAAAAAAATCAGTTATGTTTTGGAACCTAGCTGTACCAGAATTTATTAGAGTAACATTAAATCTATATTCATTATATGCACAAACTTGAACTTAGGCCAACTTATAGGTTTTTTCCCTTTATTTGTACGTATATAACCCTGGGATTTCCTGCTATAAATCAAACAAGATACTAATGTTTATGCCATGGCATTGATCAAGGGAAACAAGCATACCAAATGAGACGGGTTCCT is a window of Lotus japonicus ecotype B-129 chromosome 5, LjGifu_v1.2 DNA encoding:
- the LOC130719941 gene encoding NAC domain-containing protein 83-like; translated protein: MEDLMTYVDDDGSVRLLPGYKFDPTDEVLVDFYLKRRVFAQPLPFHIIPDFDVFQIEPWDLPGGDGKIFNERKCFFFNTMGRDFENIDIRVAGSGQWRVIEKGKDVLIPQNNQVIGRRNTLNFWEFQGTNARRTKWVMHEFRLTLISNSSKVTNWAVYRIFKNKDAKNVNNERGCNEESSNASAAEVINFNVESDSF